Proteins found in one Bacteroidales bacterium genomic segment:
- a CDS encoding porin family protein, producing MRPIKTALIILLAFLTLGLCGQNRVDFGLRAGIATSEIYTDLDDYTSDKILGYQAGAFFRIFITKNILIQPEAYFVKKGGELIYNNDDTEDKVSFEVSSLDVPLLLGFKFLDLEFTRIILYAGPVMSFAQGKSLEFIEDGKLDIQKSTEYLLQNTNWGFQAGGSIDILIFTLDLRYEWGLNDIYQGDDQFRQNAFLLGVGIRLF from the coding sequence ATGCGGCCGATTAAAACAGCATTGATCATCCTTCTCGCTTTCCTAACCTTAGGATTATGTGGCCAGAACAGGGTGGATTTCGGTCTGAGGGCTGGCATTGCCACCTCAGAGATCTATACCGATCTGGATGATTATACCAGCGACAAGATCCTCGGTTACCAGGCCGGGGCTTTTTTCCGCATCTTCATTACAAAAAATATTCTGATCCAACCCGAAGCCTACTTCGTAAAAAAAGGTGGTGAACTCATTTATAACAACGACGATACCGAAGACAAGGTCAGTTTCGAAGTCAGCAGTCTCGATGTTCCCCTGCTCTTAGGGTTCAAGTTCCTCGATCTGGAGTTCACCAGGATCATCCTCTACGCAGGCCCGGTAATGTCGTTTGCGCAGGGTAAATCGCTTGAATTCATCGAAGATGGCAAACTGGATATTCAGAAAAGCACCGAATACCTCCTCCAAAATACAAACTGGGGATTCCAGGCGGGCGGATCCATTGACATATTAATCTTTACACTGGATCTTCGCTATGAATGGGGACTGAACGACATCTACCAGGGGGACGATCAGTTCCGGCAGAATGCATTTTTACTGGGAGTGGGAATCAGGTTGTTCTAA
- a CDS encoding porin family protein — translation MKKITVILMLLGSIFITGAFAQSKPFRLGLKLSPSFGWLNPNTKGYESLGSKFGFGVGFISDITMTENYFFTTGIDMEWNYGGLKYDDKQNDSIGTMSRDYKLKYLDIPLSIKMKTNQFDEWAFFGQLGLVPGFRLGAKSDDLFDPENGKSVETTDNDITDDIQLFRTSILFGGGGEYYIDESTCLFVSLSFKYGITNVLKGTNAVDNSLNQKAHYNGLQLNLGVIF, via the coding sequence ATGAAAAAAATTACCGTTATTTTGATGCTTTTGGGCTCAATTTTCATTACAGGTGCATTCGCCCAATCAAAACCTTTTCGCCTGGGCCTTAAATTATCCCCAAGTTTTGGATGGCTGAATCCTAATACAAAAGGTTACGAGAGTCTGGGATCAAAATTTGGTTTTGGAGTAGGTTTTATTAGCGATATTACGATGACAGAGAATTATTTTTTCACTACGGGTATTGATATGGAATGGAATTACGGGGGTTTGAAATATGATGATAAACAAAACGATAGTATTGGAACTATGTCAAGGGATTATAAGCTTAAGTATCTGGATATCCCCTTATCGATAAAAATGAAAACCAATCAGTTTGACGAATGGGCTTTCTTTGGTCAACTGGGACTGGTACCCGGATTCAGGCTGGGAGCAAAAAGCGATGATTTGTTTGATCCTGAGAATGGCAAATCTGTTGAAACTACTGATAACGATATTACTGATGATATCCAGCTATTCAGGACATCCATTCTTTTTGGCGGAGGTGGAGAATATTACATTGATGAATCCACATGCTTGTTTGTTTCGTTGTCTTTTAAATATGGCATCACCAACGTTCTCAAGGGCACTAACGCTGTTGACAACTCCCTGAATCAAAAGGCTCATTATAATGGCCTGCAGTTGAATCTCGGGGTGATCTTTTAG